The genomic DNA GCCTAAAACTAAATATTCAAGGGATTTGTTATCTATAGCTAATAAGATTGCCGGTGAGAGAAAAGTTAGTAAAAGATTTAATTTTTACAATTTCTTTAAAGGTAAAAGGGTGAATGGATAATAAATTTTATGATTATTTAGCACTTTTAATTGCTGTTTTAGTTTTTATGGCATCATATTTTTTTAAAATCATTACAGCTAGGTTGGAGATATCTTTTATAATAAGGGATTTTATTGTATTTATTATAGTATATGTTATATGTAGGTTACTGTTAAAATATTTAACTATTATAATTAAATATTATAAAGAGATGTTTTAGATAAATGAACATGACAAATATTACAGAGGAAAAGAATAAAATAGCCTTTAGGTTTTTACCAAAGATAAAGTATATTGTCCTTAGATTCAAGAATATACTGCCCGATCATGTTGATATAGACGAACTTTATTCTGCAGCATATCTGGGTTTAGTTGAAGCACTGAATAATTATAGTGAGTCGAGGGCTATTAGTTTTGATAATTATGCAGAAAAGAGAATAAGAGGTGCAATACTTGATGCACTACGTAGATTAGATCATTTGCCAAGGAATGTTAGGACAAATTTGAAAAGATTAGAACAAGAGATTGAAGAATTAAGTAAAAAGCTGGGCAGGAAACCTAGATATGATGAAATAATAGATTATGTTAGTGTTGATAAAAAATTTATTAATAAATATGTCTATCTTTTAGAGAATAATAATGTTAGCAGTTTAGACGTTACACTATCTGAAGATAGCGGAACAAATTTGGTTGATTTAGTTAAAAGTTATTTTGAATCTCCTGACACAGTTGTAGAGAAAAAAGAGTTTACAACACTATTGGGAGAAAAGATTGATGAATTACCAAAAAAAGAGAGATTAGTTATAACATTGTACTATTATGAGGAATTGACTATGAAAGAGATTGGGTATGTATTAGGAATAACTGAGTCAAGGGTTTCTCAACTACACTCTTTGGCTATTAAGAAGATTAAAAGAGGTCTTAAAAATGCCATTTGATAAAATAAATGTCTTAATTGTTGATGATTCAGCATTTATGAGGAAGGCTATTGAAAATATGATTGCAAAAGATCCTATGATTAATGTTGTCGGTCATGCAAGAAATGGCAAAGAAGCAATTGAAAAAATAGCTGAATTAGATCCAGATGTTGTAACATTGGATATAGAAATGCCCGTAATGGATGGCATGGAGGCCTTAAAAATAATTATGAGAGATTATCCAAGGCCAGTAATTGTGGTAAGTCATTTAACCACTGAGGGAGCTAAGATTACCCTTGATGCTTTGGAGTTAGGTGCAGTAGATTTTATTACAAAGGATAAAACTTACGCAAGTTTTGGGATATTAAAAATAGAAGAAGATTTAGTTGCTAAAATTAAATATTTTGGCAGAAGACGTCATAAAGCTAAATTGAGCAGAAAACCAGCTCCAGCAGAAAATGAGGAAGTAAAAACAATTAAGAAGGAAACTACTATCGTAGCTGAAGAAGAGAAAAAAGTATCTGCAGTGGCTATTGAGATAGTTGGTATTGGTACTTCAACGGGTGGACCGCAGGCTTTACAAAGAGTTATATCAAAGCTTCCTAATGATATTGGGGTGCCTATACTTGTAGTCCAACATATGCCTCCAAAATTTACTAAATCTCTTGCAGATAGACTAAATATGTTGAGCAAATTGTCTGTTGTTGAAGCTCAAGGAAAAGAAAAGCTAGAAGAGAATGTAGTTTATATTGCTAAAGGTGGCTACCATATGAAAGTTAGGAAAGTTGGCCCCCATTATTATACAGAATTAACTAATGAGCCTAGAGATTTGTTATATATTCCAAGCGTTGATGTACTCTTTACATCGATTGCAAATAATTATGAAGGTAACTCACTAGGAGTAATTATGACCGGTATGGGGAAAGATGGTTTGTTGGGAGCTAAACTATTAAAACAGAAAGGTGGGGCTATGATAGCTCAAGATGAAGATAGCTGTGTTATCTATGGGATGCCTAAGGCAGTTGTAGAGAGTAAATTAGCAGATAGGGTTGTTTCTCTAGATAAAATTGCAGAAGAGATTGTAAAATATTGTGCTTTTAATTGAAGAATAAAATGCAGTGTATATAATATAGTAAAAAGGTAATCTTTATGGCTGAAATATTATCACAAGAAGAGATTGACGAATTATTGTCGGCAGTTGCTGAAGAGGGTGTAGAGGAGAAAAAATATGAGGAATTGGATTTTGTCCCAAAGAAGGTATCAGCCTATGATTTTAGAAGGCCTGACAGAGTATCAAAGGAACAACTCCGATCTATAAGGAGTTTACATGATAAGTTTGCAAGAAATTTCAGCTCAAGTTTGTCATCTTTCTTAAGAACAATAATAGATATAAATTTAATAAGTATTGACCAAATGACCTATGGGGAGTTTCTGTTGTCGCTACCAGATCCAACTAGTTTTAATATATTAAGTATGGTGCCATTAGAGGGAAATATTGTTTTAGAAATAAATCCATCCCTCGTATATCCAATAATAGATAAATTGTTAGGTGGGTCAGGCGAGCCTCTTTATAAAATTAGAGAATTAACGGGACTGGAGCAGGATATTATTAATAATTTAATATCAATAATTATGAAAGATTTGCAAGATGTATGGAAACAGATAGTTCCTAATATTAAATTTAGGAAGGAAGTTAGTGAGAATAGCCCTCAAATAGTTCAGATTGTTGCACAAAACGAGGTTGTAGTTTTGGTTGTATTTGATGTGAAACTTGGTGAAGCTTCAGGTATGATTAATATTTGTTATCCTACCATTACAATTGAACCATTATTGCCAAAACTTAGCTCACAAGATTGGCTGATTGGAGCAAAAAGATTTAAACAGGGTGTATTTGGTGATAAAGTATTAAAATTATTAGAGGATGCCAAGGTATCTTTAAAAGTTAATATGGGTAAGACAATTTTACCAATAAAGGATGTGATGGGACTAACTAAAGATGATGTTATAGTTTTTGATAAGAAGGTTGATGAACCCTTTGAATTATATGTAGAAAATGTATATAAATATACTTGTGAGTTAGGTAAATCAGGAACGAAAAAGGCGGTAAAGATTAAAGATATATTACCATCTAAATATGATATAAAAATTGGCAGAGAAAAAGAAAATGAATAATTTTATTGAAGATTTAGCTGAATTGTTAAAGGA from Deferribacterota bacterium includes the following:
- the fliM gene encoding flagellar motor switch protein FliM translates to MAEILSQEEIDELLSAVAEEGVEEKKYEELDFVPKKVSAYDFRRPDRVSKEQLRSIRSLHDKFARNFSSSLSSFLRTIIDINLISIDQMTYGEFLLSLPDPTSFNILSMVPLEGNIVLEINPSLVYPIIDKLLGGSGEPLYKIRELTGLEQDIINNLISIIMKDLQDVWKQIVPNIKFRKEVSENSPQIVQIVAQNEVVVLVVFDVKLGEASGMINICYPTITIEPLLPKLSSQDWLIGAKRFKQGVFGDKVLKLLEDAKVSLKVNMGKTILPIKDVMGLTKDDVIVFDKKVDEPFELYVENVYKYTCELGKSGTKKAVKIKDILPSKYDIKIGREKENE
- a CDS encoding FliA/WhiG family RNA polymerase sigma factor; translated protein: MNMTNITEEKNKIAFRFLPKIKYIVLRFKNILPDHVDIDELYSAAYLGLVEALNNYSESRAISFDNYAEKRIRGAILDALRRLDHLPRNVRTNLKRLEQEIEELSKKLGRKPRYDEIIDYVSVDKKFINKYVYLLENNNVSSLDVTLSEDSGTNLVDLVKSYFESPDTVVEKKEFTTLLGEKIDELPKKERLVITLYYYEELTMKEIGYVLGITESRVSQLHSLAIKKIKRGLKNAI
- a CDS encoding chemotaxis response regulator protein-glutamate methylesterase; the encoded protein is MPFDKINVLIVDDSAFMRKAIENMIAKDPMINVVGHARNGKEAIEKIAELDPDVVTLDIEMPVMDGMEALKIIMRDYPRPVIVVSHLTTEGAKITLDALELGAVDFITKDKTYASFGILKIEEDLVAKIKYFGRRRHKAKLSRKPAPAENEEVKTIKKETTIVAEEEKKVSAVAIEIVGIGTSTGGPQALQRVISKLPNDIGVPILVVQHMPPKFTKSLADRLNMLSKLSVVEAQGKEKLEENVVYIAKGGYHMKVRKVGPHYYTELTNEPRDLLYIPSVDVLFTSIANNYEGNSLGVIMTGMGKDGLLGAKLLKQKGGAMIAQDEDSCVIYGMPKAVVESKLADRVVSLDKIAEEIVKYCAFN